GCCAGACGTCTATGGCCGCGGCTCCGCCATCATGGCTGAGGGCAAACTGATCGTGCTGGGCGAAGGCGGAAAACTCGGTTTGTTCAAGGTGAACCCCAGGCAACCGGAAGAGATTTCGCGCTTTCAAGTTCCGCAACTGCGCTACCCGTGCTGGGCCGCGCCGATTCTTTCGCGCAAGCAGCTTTACTTGCGGAGTGAAGATCACCTCGTGTGCCTCGATCTGGCGAGAAAGCCAGGTTAGCATTGTTAGTCGCATCGCGGAACCTTCGAGCGTAACGCTGATTCGATTCCGTCCTCCCTCCCTACGAATCTGACTCAACCACGGATTGCACGGATAACACGGATAAAAAGGCTTCTGCATCCGTGAAATCCGTGGTCCAAGAATCTATGCAAGCGTGGGGAAACCTAACCCATCAACTTACTTCAGGTACTTCCGCTGCAAAATGCCTTTGACAGTCGAGGACGTTTTGGTCGTGATGCCCGGCGCATTGGTCGCGCCGCCGAGTTGGGCGACGAAGCTGTAATCGAACTCGATCCCTTCCTCCAAAGCGGCCATCGACGCATCCACGGGAAATTTGCCGGTCAACCGGAGCGCGCCAAAGGCTTGCCTGATCTGGACGCCGGGCGGCAGCGGCGGCGTGAATTTCTTCAAATAGATTTTGGAGGCGAGATCAAGACACTCTTCATCCCCGACCTTGACGACTTGCTCGAGAGTGGTTCGGCCTTGAATGTCCGAGCTGGTGATTCCCAATCGTTGCATTTTCAGCACGCCGCGCAATTTCTCCGGGTCGTTCTCCCAACTGTCACCGACCTTCCTGGGGGTGTCCGTGCTGAAAACTTCCTCGGTTTGGGCTTCGTCCGGATCCACTTGCATCCCAAAAGCCAAAATCTTTTGCGTCTCGAGGCCCACGGATTTGCCATTGGCCAGAAGCTGGAGTTTGCCTTGCTCGGTTGAAGCCGTTACGACGGCGCGCGGCGGCAGGAGTTCGCGTTTGTAGCGGTCTTCAACGCGGACGCAGTTGGAAATCGTGCAGGAGGCTCTCTTGATTCGTCCGTTGGAATCAGTCTCCAAAATGCGCATGAGTCCGTCGAGTTCGGCCACGTAATTGGTTTTTTGTTCGGGCGAAGAGCGCCCGGCGAACGAGGCCGAAATCCGGTGCGTCTCCTGGAAACGGCAAGAGAGTTGGAATTCCTGGCCCGCTTTGGCGGGGCGGTTCACCTGAATGCGGTATTCTTGCGCGAAAAGCGAAGTCGCGGCGCAGCAGGCGAAGGTCAGGAGAAGGCGCGAGGTTTTCATGTGCAACGGAATGATCCGCTTTCCCGGAAGAAAGTTCAACTCGATCATTGTCCTCGGGAAAGTTCCACGGCCCTCAAGCCGGACGTACGCGCCATGACCTGGTAAGGACGCGTTCCACCGCGTCCCTGAAATTGTCTTTCCGGTCGCAGCGTAAATTCAGGGACGGAGTGGAATCCGTCCCTACCAGGTTTTAAAAGGCAATTATTTCTTGATGACCTGCAAATCGGGGCCTACCGTTCCACCCGGCTTTGGCCAGGGCCCACGGAATGTGGACTTTCAAACCCCGCCAGGGCAGGAATGCAGCAACGGTAGTTAGCTCTGCATCTGCCGTGGTCACCCTGGCCATTTTCAGTAGTTTATGATTTCGGATTCATGATTTATGATTTGCGCAACACAAGCCGGTGGCGCAGGCGGACCTTCTTCAATCATGAATCGTAAATCATGAATCACCGATGTCCTACCAGGTCTTAGCGCGAAAGTATCGGCCGCAACGGTTCTCCGACGTGGTGGGGCAAGACCATGTCACCCAAACGCTGGGCAACGCGATCCGGCAGAACCGGATTGCGCACGCGTATCTGTTCGTGGGGCCGCGCGGCACGGGCAAAACAACCCTGGCGCGCATCTTCGCCAAATGCCTGAATTGCACCGGAGGGCCCAGCGTGGACTTCCCGGACGATGACCCGCGTTGCCGCGAGATTGCCGAGGGCAGGTCCCTCGACGTGCTGGAGATCGACGGCGCGAGCAATCGCGGGATCGAGGAAATCCGCGAGCTGCGCGAGACGGTCAAATACGCGCCGTCCAGTTCCCGGTTCAAGATCTACATCATCGACGAAGTCCACATGCTGACGAAGGAGGCGTTCAACGCGCTTCTGAAGACGCTCGAAGAGCCTCCGGCGCACGTGAAGTTCATGTTCGCCACGACCGAAGCGGAGAAAGTCCTGCCCACGATCCTGTCCCGCTGCCAGCGATTTGACCTGCGGCGCATTCCGACGCCCCTCATTGTCAAACATCTCGCGCAGATCGCGGCGCTGGAAAAGGTGACCGTGGATGACGCGGCTTTGCACGCGATCGCGCGCGGGGCGGATGGTTGCATGCGCGACGCCGAGTCCGCGCTGGACCAACTGATCAGCTTCTGCGGCGAGAAGATCGCCGAGGCCGATGTGCTGGGAATGTTTGGCCTCGCGGCGCGATCTCAGATTCTGGAACTGGCGCGCACGGTTCTGGTGGGTGCGACCGAAGCCGCCCTGCGTCAGTTGAGCGATCTGGCCCGGAATGGCAAGGACTTGAGCCGGCTGCTTTCCGATCTGTTAGGCCATTTCCGCAATCTGCTGCTCTTCCAAATCTCGCGCGGCGATCTGAATCTGCTGGAGGTCACCGAACTCGAAGCCGCGGCGCTGGCCGAACAGTCGTCCGGAATCACCGCCGAAGCCTTGGCGAGCGTGATGGAAGTCCTGGCCGAGACGGAAGGCAAACTTCGCGACGCGGCTTCGAAACGCATTGTGATCGAAGTCGCAATCTTGAAAGCGATTCAGGCCCGGAATGCGGTATCCATCGACGTCCTGGTGAGCAAGCTGCAACAGTTGCGGCCGGAACCTGTCGCCGGCCAGGCGTCGGCCCCTTCCGTGAGTGTAGGGCAGGCTTCCAGCCTGCCAACTCGCGGCGTAGTCCGCGCTTCACATGAGGAGGCGAAGACGCCCCCTCAACCGGCAGACAAGGTGTCTGCCCTCCGCACTCCGACAAGCTCCGCGTCGGAAGAGGGGATTCTACGCGACGCCGACATTCCACAAGAGGCGACCTCGCCGCCGACTGGCCGCGCGCAGGACCTTGCGGAGCTATGGAAGAACGTGCTTGAAGCCGTCGGGCGCGTGAGTCCGTTTGCCCGGACTTACCTGCTGGAGGCGCATCCGGTTTCTCTCGCCAAAAACGTCCTCACGATTGGTTTCGATCCCGAATTCTCGGATCACGTCGGGTTGGTGGACAATTCGAAGAACCGGACGCTCCTTCAAACCAAGATGCGCGAACTGGGGTGCGGCGAAGTCCAGGTGAAATTCGTGGTGGCGAACGCTCCCTCGGACTGGGTTCGTCCTCAGGTCGAAACGGCAGATCCGCCGCCGCCGGCGCGCGCGGTTCACGCTCCGGAAGCACAGCCGGCCAAGCCTGAGGCGCCGCCCGCTGTGAAAGACGATTTCAAGAACGACCCGCTCATCAAGCAGGCGTTGGAAATCTTCAAAGGAACCATCGTAGAGGTTCGCGCCTGATTTCAGTTATGAAGCGACAATCGCCCTCACCCTGGCCCTCTCCCCCAGGAGAGGGAACGGTCATTTCCCGCGCTGAAAAATGTCACGGCTCGGTGACCGAACGACCGGCACAGAAATCTTTCTCCCTCTCCCTGGGGGAGAGGGCCGGGGTGAGGGCGATTCATCAATTCCATTGAATAGATCGGCGAGCTCTCAACCCTCAACTTTCAACTCTCAACACGAATTTATGTCCAGCATTGGCAAACTCATGAAACAAGCCGCGCGCATTCAGCGGCAGATGGAAGAAGTCCAGGCTCAACTCGCCGCCAAGACCGTGGAGGCGACCAGCGGCGGCGGTGTGGTCAAGGCCGTGGCGAAATGCGACGGCACGCTGGCGTCGGTCAAAATCGACCCGCAAGCGATCAACCCGTCCGATCCTCAGATGTTGGAGGATCTGGTTTTGACCGCCGTGAACAACGCGCTAGGCCAGGCCAAGGAGTTGTCCGCTTCTGAAATGGGCAAAGTGACGTCGGGATTGAACATACCGGGGTTGATGTAGCGGCCATCGGAGGCTCGAAAACTCGTCCTCGTCCTCGCACTCGTCCTCGGCTGCGATCGCCGTGATTCCGAGGACGTGATTGGAAGTTGTTTCGGATTTCAACATTCGAATTTCGGATTTCAACTCAGTTCATGGCTGCCCTTCCAGAACCGATCACCAGTTTGATTGCCGCGCTGGGGCGGTTGCCAGGCATTGGCCCGCGCTCGGCGGAGCGGATCGCCCTTCATGTCGTGCAGTCGGACGCTGCAGCGGTCAAGGAACTCGCCCGGCTGCTGGTGGCGGCTCGCGAGAAAATCGTGGAATGCTCGATTTGCGGCGCCCTGACCGAAAAACAACCTTGCGAAATTTGCAGTGATCCGCGGCGCGACGGCTCGCTCGTTTGCGTTGTGGAACGCGCCGTCGATATCCTGAGCATCGAAAAACCGGCGACCTATCGCGGCCGATTTCATGTCCTGGGCGGAAAAATTTCGCCGCTGAACGGTGTCGGCCCGGAGGATTTGCGGATCGCGTCCCTGGAAACCCGGCTGATCAAAGAGGCCATTCAGGAAGTCATTATCGCACTCCCGTCCGATGTCGAAGGCGACGCGACGAGCTTTTATCTGGCGCAGCGCCTGGGACCGAAGAACGTGAAGGTGACGCGAATCGCGCACGGGTTGCCCGTCGGCAGTGGATTAGAGTTCGCGGATGGCCTGACTTTGAGCAAAGCCATCGAGGGACGGAGACCTCTTGAGTAATGGCCGGGAGTTCCATTCAAGCCGTCGTTTTCGATCTCGGCAAAGTCCTGGTGGATTTTGATTACTCCCTGGCAGCGGCGAAACTGGAAGCCCAGTCGAAGATTTCCGCTCTGGAGTTGAAGCGATTGCTGGATCAATCGCCGCTCCTGTATCGCTACGAAACAGGCCTGGTTTCCACGGAGGAATTCTTTGCCGAGGTGCAACGCCACTCCGGCTTTCGCGGTGAGCTCACGGAGTTCGGAGCGATCTTCGGCGACATCTTTTCTCCGATTAAGCCGATGATCCGCCTGCACGCAAACCTCCGCACGTCGGGTTTGCCCACTTACCTGCTTTCAAACACCAACGCCCTCGCCATCGAACACATCCGGCGTCAGTTTCCATTCTACGGTCAATTCCACGGCCACATCCTTTCGTTCGAGCACCGCGCGATGAAACCGGATGAAAGGCTCTACGAAGTGGCGGAGGCGCTCGCCGGCTTTCAAGGCGCAAACTTGCTCTATATCGATGATCGTCCGGAGAACATCGAGGCGGGCAAAAACCGAGGCTGGCGAACTATTCTTCATGTCTCGCCGGACCGCACCATCGAGGCCGTCCGGTCTGCGGGTTTGCTCAGTTAAGGGTCTGTGCAAAATCAAGGGGACGCCCGCAGGCGGTAAAAGCGAAGCGGAGAGGCCAGGGTGTCCTGAACGCTCAGACGCCGATCCGCCGCCGCCGGTGGAAAGTTCGTGAGCGCCCGCCACGAAGCGCCGGCGACATCGTCGCGGTACTCCAGGGTATAAGTCTGCATTGCCGCCGCCGAGAAATCCAAAGCCACCGCGCTGGAGGTTCGA
The sequence above is a segment of the Verrucomicrobiota bacterium genome. Coding sequences within it:
- the dnaX gene encoding DNA polymerase III subunit gamma/tau; translated protein: MSYQVLARKYRPQRFSDVVGQDHVTQTLGNAIRQNRIAHAYLFVGPRGTGKTTLARIFAKCLNCTGGPSVDFPDDDPRCREIAEGRSLDVLEIDGASNRGIEEIRELRETVKYAPSSSRFKIYIIDEVHMLTKEAFNALLKTLEEPPAHVKFMFATTEAEKVLPTILSRCQRFDLRRIPTPLIVKHLAQIAALEKVTVDDAALHAIARGADGCMRDAESALDQLISFCGEKIAEADVLGMFGLAARSQILELARTVLVGATEAALRQLSDLARNGKDLSRLLSDLLGHFRNLLLFQISRGDLNLLEVTELEAAALAEQSSGITAEALASVMEVLAETEGKLRDAASKRIVIEVAILKAIQARNAVSIDVLVSKLQQLRPEPVAGQASAPSVSVGQASSLPTRGVVRASHEEAKTPPQPADKVSALRTPTSSASEEGILRDADIPQEATSPPTGRAQDLAELWKNVLEAVGRVSPFARTYLLEAHPVSLAKNVLTIGFDPEFSDHVGLVDNSKNRTLLQTKMRELGCGEVQVKFVVANAPSDWVRPQVETADPPPPARAVHAPEAQPAKPEAPPAVKDDFKNDPLIKQALEIFKGTIVEVRA
- a CDS encoding YbaB/EbfC family nucleoid-associated protein, with protein sequence MSSIGKLMKQAARIQRQMEEVQAQLAAKTVEATSGGGVVKAVAKCDGTLASVKIDPQAINPSDPQMLEDLVLTAVNNALGQAKELSASEMGKVTSGLNIPGLM
- the recR gene encoding recombination protein RecR, whose protein sequence is MAALPEPITSLIAALGRLPGIGPRSAERIALHVVQSDAAAVKELARLLVAAREKIVECSICGALTEKQPCEICSDPRRDGSLVCVVERAVDILSIEKPATYRGRFHVLGGKISPLNGVGPEDLRIASLETRLIKEAIQEVIIALPSDVEGDATSFYLAQRLGPKNVKVTRIAHGLPVGSGLEFADGLTLSKAIEGRRPLE
- a CDS encoding HAD family phosphatase: MAGSSIQAVVFDLGKVLVDFDYSLAAAKLEAQSKISALELKRLLDQSPLLYRYETGLVSTEEFFAEVQRHSGFRGELTEFGAIFGDIFSPIKPMIRLHANLRTSGLPTYLLSNTNALAIEHIRRQFPFYGQFHGHILSFEHRAMKPDERLYEVAEALAGFQGANLLYIDDRPENIEAGKNRGWRTILHVSPDRTIEAVRSAGLLS